A stretch of DNA from Perca fluviatilis chromosome 15, GENO_Pfluv_1.0, whole genome shotgun sequence:
TTTATAATCGACCTTttgaagaaataaatgttttgatttATATGCAAAAAGACCAAATCAACACTACAGTTCCACTCTTGGTGCTTTTGATTAAGATCTAAACCATTCAAAGCGTAATCTTACATTGTGAAGTAAAGCATATTTCTTACATtgcctcttcttctttctcatcGTCTGTCTGTGTCAGAGTCCTACACTGGCGGTTGGAAATGCTTGCACAACAAAACCTATTCACTCTGTGGCTTCTGCTACTTCTCCATGTCTCTGGGAGAGAAATGAAGTTTAACTTGTTCAGACGTGAGTCCGAAGCCTATCTTGTTCGGGTGAAAACTAAAATGCTTACACTTTTGCCTTGAAATGAATTGTATGGAAAGGAAAGGAGTCTGTACTGTACTAGTTTTCAATGTATAACTGTAAACTATGCAATGCCTATATTTTGTGCCTTCCGATTCAGATGACTTTGTCTATTAGAtttgcataaaatggaaatttgTCTTTGGCATATAAGACGCCATATGTTAGTATGCTTACTGTGACTAGATGTTAGGATCCCTTGATAATTCAGCACAAGCGCTGTTGTTGGAGATGTCCTCTTGGTTGGGGTTTGATTGGGGGATGACGACCTGGTGCCTCcaatacaaaacctcatcagtTGTGCACCCCGGCCTCATTGGGTGTTTTGGCCTTTTATCACAATACACCCTCACCCGAGGTTGGCCCACCGCAGGCTGAACAGACCTGGGTGTGTGTCGCACTGGAGGCTCTATGAGGTCACATGGCAGCCCATACAGTCTGCTTCCACTTCAGCCACAGCCAGTGACTGCTTCTTTCGGCAGCAGTTGCAAGGTTTTTGATGAACTTCCGCTGAGTCTGTCCTCTGATTCCAACCTCCTTTAGTAGCCTTTTGGTGGAACTCGCTGCAAAGCCCCACACCCAACAATTATGCATCTTAAAATGTTAGAGTGACCAAGTGGCAGTAATAAAAGTGATGAGTGGATTGTTCTTCCACTGGCATGTAAGTCCATTAAAACATCACAGCAATGCATGATACTCAGCAGTATTtagcaataaataaatgtacacTAAAATGTGATAAGTGATGGTGTATGTTGCAGAATGTCCTAAAAACAACCTTAATTCTTGGGAGCGGGATTTAGGGGAAAGATATTCTGACCATGCTCACTCAACCAAATGTTTGTATAATCTCTCTGCTGCCATGGTTAGTATCCTATGCCTGTGTTTGCATACAGAAGGCGAAAGAAACCCTTTGCCGCAGGAAGGTGATGTGAGGCTGTTTGGCGGCAGTGTTTCCGAGGGCCGTGTGGAAATCTACCATGAGGGTTATTGGGGAACGGTGTGTGACGATGGCTGGGACATGGCCGAGGCCCAAGTGGTGTGTCGTCAGCTCCACTTCCCCGGAGCCAAATCTGTTGTCATTGGGAAGGACTACGGAAAAGGTGCCCTCTACTTCCATTCACTCCCCACCAGAGGGCAGTGAAATTATTGTAAATAGTTAGGAGCTGTGCTTCAATACTAACGCCACAAATTCAGCCATCAAAAAGGTCACTGTATTATGTGTTACTGCCAGAACAATTAACAAATGGATTCCCTTTTTTACATCATAGCATCTGGACCTATTTGGCTGGATGATTTAACATGTAAAGGCACAGAGAACCATCTGTTTACATGTACTTTCAAAAGCTGGGGAACAACTGACTGCAGCCACAAAGAGGACGTCGGAGTTATTTGTGCAACAACCGGTATGTATCTAAACTCGCTTCATACTCTCCATGCTCTATCAAATgttaatgaatcaaatttgtGGTTTCAGGCACCAATCTGACCATCAGTGATTCTACACACTCACTGGACCACAGCATCAGTCTGTCTGATGAGCTCGGACAAATCTTTGACAGCGGGAATGGCTGTGACTTCCTGATCTCGGTCCAGAGTGCGACTGGAAACAGAGAGGAGGACGGGACCCCGGAGATGGTTGGGACAACgatttgcacacacaaaattatcCTCTCACAATTCCCACTCTTCAATGCTTCAGAGGGGATGACCAGCATCACGGTCCCCATCAGCCAGTTTTGCCAACCACATTTCACCTCCTTCATCAGGTATACTAAACTATAATGACTTGTAACAATTTAAGATACATAATTAATATTTATACCATCCATTTGTTTTGTGAGATTGAAATGGAAAGCAAAATCACTGGAATAAAATCTAATAAATATTCTACAATCTTAATAGGTACATTTACACCCGCAAAGTGGATGTGACCTTCTCCTCTGCCCAGTGCCTCCACTGGATGGCGTATACGTTTGGGGTGAAGCAGCTGATGGAGGACACAGGCCGGCTGTTCTCTAAAATCCTTCCAGAAGACCCCTTGTTTCACACCCAGGTGTCCCTTTACGAATATGCAGAGGAGACTGGGGACTTGGTCCTCCAGGAGAACTGTATTCAGTATCTGGCCTGGAACTACCAAAATCTGACCCGGTCCCCCGCTTGGACCCACCTCTCCGTTAACCTCCTTGGATCCCTTCTAACCCGCTCAGACCTGGTGGTGCCAGATGAATATTTTCTGCTTCAGACTGTGGAGAGCTGGATCACAGAGAAGGGCAACTCGACCAGTTTGGAAACCCAGCTTGACCTGTTGAATCGCATACGTTTCCCTATGATCCCCGCGGAAACTCTGTATGACCTGGAGGACAACTCGTCTCTCTACAGCACTCATAAGAACATGTATCGTGAAAAGATCTTGGAAGCATTCCAGTTTAATGTTCTGCTTTTTAGCAATCTGACTTCCAACCCAAAGTTCAACAGAGAAGATGATCGTTTCTACCCCAGGGTTTACACCGCTAAGCCATGGAGCACTGTTATAATTCCAGACCAAGCAAACTCTCATTTTCAATACGGGGTGAATCATAGGTATCAGCATTATGGCTATCAAACCTCAACCAAGTCCCTCAGAACACCTGTCCACAACAGCCTGATCTTTAAGCGCAACATGGTTGGGTGGGCGGCAGATGTCTTCAAGAACCAATATGAATGTTCAAACCAAGGACTGAGGTGCGACTCGTTGCCTATGGCAAGGCTGATTACCTACGACCGCCTCACCGATCAGAGCAATATCATCTTTCGTAACCGGCTCCTGCTGATGTGCCAAGGCAAGTACATCTGTCATGTCCAGGACTTCAAGGACAACGTGGCTTATGTGAATCGGAGCCAGGTTCTTACCTATCCCTGTCCTGCTGACCAGTACACCTACCGCTTCGTAGTGAGACCAGAGTATGTCTGATCCAATAGCAAGGCCTGGCTCAATATTTCTCACATCTGATCAATTTGTCTGCTTATTATTCAGTAGATTACAATGATTCTACAATATTACCcatgtgatttgtttttatcaTAATTTTTTGTTGA
This window harbors:
- the LOC120574730 gene encoding galectin-3-binding protein A-like, with product MLAQQNLFTLWLLLLLHVSGREMKFNLFRQGERNPLPQEGDVRLFGGSVSEGRVEIYHEGYWGTVCDDGWDMAEAQVVCRQLHFPGAKSVVIGKDYGKASGPIWLDDLTCKGTENHLFTCTFKSWGTTDCSHKEDVGVICATTGTNLTISDSTHSLDHSISLSDELGQIFDSGNGCDFLISVQSATGNREEDGTPEMVGTTICTHKIILSQFPLFNASEGMTSITVPISQFCQPHFTSFIRYIYTRKVDVTFSSAQCLHWMAYTFGVKQLMEDTGRLFSKILPEDPLFHTQVSLYEYAEETGDLVLQENCIQYLAWNYQNLTRSPAWTHLSVNLLGSLLTRSDLVVPDEYFLLQTVESWITEKGNSTSLETQLDLLNRIRFPMIPAETLYDLEDNSSLYSTHKNMYREKILEAFQFNVLLFSNLTSNPKFNREDDRFYPRVYTAKPWSTVIIPDQANSHFQYGVNHRYQHYGYQTSTKSLRTPVHNSLIFKRNMVGWAADVFKNQYECSNQGLRCDSLPMARLITYDRLTDQSNIIFRNRLLLMCQGKYICHVQDFKDNVAYVNRSQVLTYPCPADQYTYRFVVRPEYV